From a single Sporolituus thermophilus DSM 23256 genomic region:
- the mrdA gene encoding penicillin-binding protein 2: MYDIELSRRMRVLTFIIIAVIGGLVLRLAWLQLVQGAQYKKIADQNRIRQITAQAPRGTIYDRNGAVLVANRPSFAVSIIPAEYTNEQVATPLLAELTGVSASEIAKLLADSQDTPYSPVRIKRDVDEATVAKIKERKYYLPGVFIEAIPVRHYVYNRLAAHLLGYVGRISAEEYEARRNKGYSMTDLIGKDGLELVWEETLRGEDGGRQVEVNAAGEEVAVLGTKPPTPGHGLVLTLDANLQKTAEEALEVQIAASRKLGEPAKGGAVVVLDVKTGAALALASSPSFDPNAFAAGISAHDWNALIHNPDNPLTNRTIQNAYPPGSVFKIVTAAAALETGLTTGQEVFEDKGVYVLDGWQFYGWNTKGLGRLTIVDALAWSSDPVFYELGRRLGADTLAAYAVTFGYGQRAEIGLPGEAKGVVPTAEWKQANFGEPWYPGETLIAAIGQGYYLATPLQQALVLMAVANGGVIYKPRLVDKVLAPDGTPVQVFTPEVLHTVYLRPEVWNIIRQGLAAVTARGTAAAPFQGFPYPVAGKTGSSETGRKTTHSWFACYAPADNPAIAVAALVEEGGEGSVAAAPLVRRVLEAYFGIPSRQPPVPPQGKTD, from the coding sequence ATGTATGATATCGAGCTGTCGCGCCGTATGCGGGTCTTAACTTTCATCATTATCGCCGTTATTGGCGGCCTGGTGCTGCGCCTGGCCTGGCTGCAGCTTGTGCAGGGCGCACAGTATAAAAAAATCGCTGATCAAAACCGCATCCGTCAAATCACGGCCCAGGCGCCGCGCGGCACGATCTATGACCGCAATGGCGCCGTCTTGGTCGCTAACCGGCCCAGCTTTGCCGTTTCCATCATCCCGGCCGAGTATACCAATGAGCAGGTTGCCACGCCGCTCTTGGCCGAGCTGACCGGCGTAAGCGCAAGCGAAATCGCGAAGCTGCTGGCCGACAGTCAGGACACTCCCTACTCGCCGGTGCGGATTAAACGGGACGTGGATGAAGCCACTGTTGCCAAAATCAAAGAACGTAAATATTATCTGCCGGGGGTCTTTATTGAGGCCATCCCGGTCCGACATTACGTTTATAACAGGTTGGCCGCCCATCTGCTCGGGTATGTGGGGCGGATCAGCGCCGAAGAATATGAAGCCCGGCGGAATAAGGGCTACAGCATGACCGACCTCATCGGGAAGGACGGACTCGAACTGGTCTGGGAAGAAACACTGCGCGGCGAGGACGGCGGCCGCCAGGTGGAAGTCAATGCCGCCGGCGAGGAAGTGGCCGTACTGGGCACTAAGCCGCCTACCCCGGGACACGGCCTGGTGTTGACGCTTGACGCCAATCTGCAAAAGACGGCCGAGGAAGCGCTGGAAGTGCAAATTGCTGCCAGCCGCAAACTGGGGGAACCAGCCAAGGGGGGCGCCGTAGTTGTCCTTGACGTCAAGACCGGCGCGGCGCTGGCGCTGGCCAGCAGTCCGTCCTTTGACCCCAATGCCTTTGCCGCCGGTATCAGTGCCCACGATTGGAACGCCCTGATCCACAATCCGGATAATCCGCTGACCAACCGGACCATTCAAAACGCTTATCCGCCCGGTTCGGTCTTTAAAATTGTTACGGCCGCCGCCGCGCTGGAAACTGGTCTGACCACCGGGCAGGAAGTCTTTGAGGATAAAGGCGTTTATGTTCTGGATGGCTGGCAGTTCTATGGCTGGAATACTAAGGGGCTGGGCAGGCTGACCATTGTCGACGCCCTGGCGTGGTCCAGCGACCCGGTCTTCTATGAGCTTGGCCGCCGGCTGGGGGCGGATACGCTGGCTGCCTATGCCGTTACTTTCGGCTACGGGCAGCGGGCGGAGATCGGTCTGCCTGGCGAGGCGAAAGGGGTTGTGCCGACCGCAGAATGGAAACAGGCCAATTTCGGCGAGCCCTGGTACCCGGGCGAGACGCTTATTGCCGCCATCGGCCAGGGGTATTATCTCGCCACGCCGCTGCAGCAGGCTCTGGTGCTGATGGCGGTGGCCAATGGCGGCGTGATCTATAAACCGCGGCTGGTGGACAAAGTTCTGGCTCCGGACGGTACGCCGGTTCAAGTTTTTACGCCCGAGGTATTGCACACCGTTTATCTCCGTCCCGAAGTGTGGAATATTATCAGACAGGGTTTGGCGGCCGTTACCGCCCGGGGAACGGCGGCCGCGCCGTTTCAGGGCTTTCCCTACCCGGTCGCGGGTAAAACCGGGTCGTCCGAGACGGGACGGAAAACGACCCATTCGTGGTTTGCCTGTTATGCCCCGGCGGACAATCCGGCCATCGCCGTAGCCGCTCTCGTGGAAGAAGGCGGCGAAGGGTCGGTGGCCGCCGCGCCGCTGGTGCGGCGGGTGTTGGAAGCCTATTTTGGCATTCCGTCCCGGCAGCCGCCGGTTCCGCCCCAAGGTAAAACCGACTAA
- a CDS encoding LCP family protein, translated as MTSRLERRLATQRKQQTKRILFVLLALFLALAVGTGSYLYFSGKFNKAKRAVGLAASHKINIAVLGVDERSDDVGRSDTLFVVSVDPDSKDVALLSIPRDTRVKTPGHGWDKINHAYAEGGHQLTLRTLEELLGIPIDYYVLINFAGFYKIVDAVGGVTIDVEKRMYYEDPYDNLVIDLKPGVQRMDGKTAIQYVRYRDAEGDLGRIERQQKFIKAMLNEVTSPLVITRVPSIIREVNSVIKTDMTTAEMLNLAKLLNDAAKHGLKTDIVPGKPAYIDDISYWLPDIVALREHVAQVQGIVMDDKYLAAAKRLAAEYEASIPREMKVVEVPKTVQPPRQAAVSPAQTPEKQPEKSAPSGQPTKPPAPAKLKVQIVNASGAPDAGTKVAAVLRSQGFDVLGIATAGQTAPNTVVTSYTTDNAVVGKLTSLPFKYVLHVTKNDAKADQVTVLVGKDYVEK; from the coding sequence ATGACTTCACGTCTGGAACGACGGCTCGCCACCCAGCGCAAACAGCAGACGAAGCGGATTTTATTCGTACTGCTGGCGCTCTTTCTCGCGCTGGCTGTCGGGACCGGTTCGTATCTATATTTTAGCGGTAAGTTTAATAAGGCCAAGCGGGCGGTAGGGCTTGCGGCCAGCCATAAAATCAACATAGCCGTGCTGGGCGTCGATGAACGCAGCGATGATGTCGGCCGCTCGGACACGCTGTTTGTGGTTTCCGTCGATCCGGACAGCAAGGATGTAGCGCTGCTGTCTATTCCCCGGGATACCCGGGTTAAGACTCCGGGGCACGGCTGGGATAAAATAAATCACGCCTACGCCGAGGGCGGTCACCAGCTTACGCTGCGGACGCTGGAGGAACTCTTAGGCATCCCGATCGATTACTATGTGCTTATCAATTTTGCCGGTTTCTATAAAATCGTCGACGCCGTAGGCGGCGTGACCATTGATGTCGAAAAACGCATGTACTACGAAGATCCCTATGATAATCTGGTCATTGACCTGAAACCGGGCGTGCAGCGAATGGATGGTAAAACGGCCATCCAATACGTGCGGTACCGCGACGCGGAGGGGGACTTAGGCCGTATTGAACGGCAGCAGAAGTTTATCAAGGCCATGTTGAACGAAGTTACGTCACCTTTGGTTATTACCCGCGTGCCGTCAATTATTCGGGAAGTTAACTCCGTCATTAAGACCGACATGACGACTGCGGAAATGCTTAACTTGGCTAAGCTCCTCAATGACGCCGCCAAGCACGGGCTCAAGACCGACATTGTGCCCGGCAAGCCGGCCTATATTGATGACATCAGCTATTGGCTTCCCGATATCGTGGCCTTGCGCGAACACGTCGCCCAGGTGCAAGGCATAGTCATGGATGACAAATATCTGGCGGCGGCGAAACGGCTGGCGGCCGAATATGAAGCGTCCATCCCGCGGGAAATGAAAGTGGTAGAAGTGCCAAAAACGGTGCAGCCCCCCAGACAGGCGGCGGTGTCGCCGGCGCAGACGCCGGAAAAACAGCCGGAAAAGAGCGCGCCGTCCGGTCAGCCGACCAAACCGCCGGCACCGGCCAAACTAAAGGTCCAGATTGTCAATGCCAGCGGCGCGCCGGACGCGGGCACCAAGGTGGCCGCCGTGCTGCGCAGTCAGGGATTTGATGTGTTGGGAATTGCCACGGCGGGCCAAACGGCCCCCAACACCGTCGTTACTTCCTACACGACCGACAACGCGGTGGTGGGCAAGTTGACCAGCTTACCCTTCAAATATGTGCTGCATGTCACCAAAAACGACGCCAAGGCCGACCAGGTCACCGTGCTGGTAGGCAAGGATTATGTTGAAAAATAA
- a CDS encoding type I phosphomannose isomerase catalytic subunit produces MLYPLKFEPMYKSYLWGGRNLEKLGRALPDGKIAESWEVACHPQGISIIANGEYKGLPLSQFLASLGDKALGKTTAKFPLLVKLIDANDRLSVQVHPNDQYARMVENEDYGKSEMWYVLSAKPGARIVYNLKAGVNGRDLYRLVETKEIETWLNYVDVSAGDAIYIPAGTIHGLGEGIIVAEIQQNSTMTYRIYDYDRTDESGAKRPLNIDKAAMVANFGHHDGTGKVEGLVVACGDGSAKTYLVAQQHFAVELYDVDGAVEETADGSRFYVFTVIEGDGEIRYDGRQTVPVCAVETVMIPAALGSYCLAGRFKALKAYVPDLIADVVTPLKAAGYSNDEIFCRVGGLTAAVI; encoded by the coding sequence CGAGCCGATGTATAAGAGCTACTTATGGGGCGGCCGTAACTTAGAAAAGCTGGGAAGAGCGCTGCCGGACGGGAAAATTGCCGAAAGTTGGGAGGTAGCGTGCCATCCGCAGGGGATAAGCATAATTGCGAACGGAGAGTACAAAGGTTTGCCGTTATCTCAATTTTTGGCGTCGCTTGGGGATAAAGCGCTAGGGAAAACGACAGCAAAATTCCCGCTGCTGGTTAAGTTGATCGACGCCAATGACCGACTTTCCGTTCAGGTGCACCCTAATGATCAGTATGCCCGGATGGTCGAAAACGAAGACTATGGCAAAAGTGAAATGTGGTATGTGCTGTCGGCGAAGCCGGGAGCCAGAATAGTCTACAACCTGAAGGCAGGAGTTAACGGGCGCGATCTTTACCGGCTGGTGGAGACAAAAGAAATAGAAACCTGGTTAAATTATGTTGACGTATCTGCCGGAGACGCCATTTATATACCGGCCGGTACAATCCATGGTTTAGGTGAAGGAATTATTGTGGCTGAAATTCAGCAAAATTCTACTATGACATACAGAATTTACGATTATGACCGAACCGACGAGAGCGGCGCCAAACGGCCGCTTAATATTGATAAAGCCGCTATGGTTGCCAACTTTGGTCATCATGATGGAACGGGCAAGGTCGAGGGACTTGTTGTTGCCTGCGGCGATGGATCTGCCAAAACCTACCTGGTTGCTCAGCAGCATTTTGCGGTTGAATTGTATGACGTTGACGGAGCGGTTGAAGAAACCGCTGACGGCAGCCGGTTTTACGTTTTTACAGTTATTGAAGGAGATGGCGAGATCCGTTACGACGGTAGGCAAACGGTTCCGGTTTGCGCAGTAGAGACAGTGATGATACCGGCAGCGCTGGGAAGCTACTGTTTGGCCGGGCGGTTTAAAGCCCTGAAAGCATATGTGCCTGACCTGATAGCCGATGTGGTTACGCCGCTGAAGGCTGCAGGATATTCGAATGATGAAATTTTCTGTCGTGTCGGGGGCTTGACTGCCGCGGTCATTTAA